Part of the Coregonus clupeaformis isolate EN_2021a chromosome 8, ASM2061545v1, whole genome shotgun sequence genome, tatatatattgacacatacactggataggtgcagtgaaatgtgttgattTACAGAGTCAGACATAGTAGTACGGTGCTCCTGGACCAATTAAGATAAAATtacttgttcaagggcacatcaacagattttccatctagtcggctcggggattcgaaccggcaaacgttcggttactggcccagcgctcttaaccgctaggctgcaCACTAATTATATTCTCTGTCTTTGGCAAAACTGCGCTCGTTTTGCAGGGTTTGTGCTCTTGGACCACAGACGGGATGTAACACCATCTTTTGCGTGGAAACTAGATTTAATGCTTTCTTGTGCACTGTTCGGTAATGTAAGCAATGCCCAAGTAATAGGAACCGATTATGGCTATAGGATATAGCTTCCAACATGGGAAAGGTGTTGCTAAAAGCAGGACCATAACAAGGTCTAATGTTTGGGCTTATACCCATCCACTTAATGTGGTGTTGCTCTCTCTGTCACTTTAGATGCCACTGTGTATGTGGGTGGTCTGGATGAGAAAGTGGCAGAGCCACTGCTGTGGGAGCTCTTCCTACAGGCTGGGCCTGTGGTCAACACACACATGCCCAAAGACAGAGTCACGGGACAACACCAAGGTAAGTAACACACATACTCATAAACAACGCATTGGTAACAAAACTGACACGTACTGTCAGTAAGACCAACCAGATATGCTACACTTTACTGCAGTCCCAGGATTTATTTCATATGGTGAGGTGGCACACTCATGTTTGAAAATAAGAACTGTGTAAAACTAGCCTATGCAAAGAAGACAGATCATTGTAGATTAGGTCTATGCTATGAAAGCAAACCCATCACTTGTTGATGTCGTGTCATTTTTGGAGACTCCTTTAGAGACAAATAGCCTGTAAAAAGTGCTGATCAGAAATATAACCGTTAAAGTCTTATTGAAtgttccctctgtctcccccctcccctccgtaAGGCTATGGCTTTGTTGAGTTCCTCAGTGAAGAGGATGCGGACTATGCCATCAAGATTATGAACATGATTAAACTATACGGCAAGCCCATCCGTGTCAACAAGGCGTCAGCGCACAACAAGAACCTGGATGTGGGCGCCAACATCTTCATTGGTAACCTGGACCCGGAGATCGACGAGAAACTCCTCTACGACACGTTCAGCGCCTTTGGGGTCATACTCCAGACGCCCAAGATCATGCGCGACCCGGACACTGGCAACTCCAAGGGATACGCCTTCATCAACTTTGCCAGTTTTGACGCCTCTGACGCGGCCATCGAGGCCATGAACGGCCAGTACCTGTGCAACCGACCAATTACGGTGTCATATGCCTTCAAGAAGGACTCCAAGGGCGAGCGGCATGGCTCGGCCGCTGAACGCCTCCTAGCTGCTCAGAACCCGCTTTCGCAGGCCGACCGGCCGCATCAGCTGTTCGCAGATGCACCGCCTCCCCCCTCTGCCTCGACGCCTGTCCTCACCACCCTGGGAGCTGGGATGCCCATGcctggtaagtgtgtgtgtgcgcgcaagtGGGTGCACCAGGGTTGAAGAATTTGATTTCAGCTTCCTAAATCCTTCATGTATTTCGTGGGGGTACTTAGATAGTAATCCTATTGCCTTGTATAGCTTAGCCATAGATTGTGCTCCGTAGATTTGTAAGAGTAAGAATGACAAAAACGTGATTATCCTCAATGTGAAAATTTGATGTTGGCTTCACAATACCTTGACTATAACATCAACACAACATTAAAACATCTACATCAAGAACATTTCAATTCAACTTGACAAAATGTGCAATTTCTCTCTGATCTTAATTTCCAGGCATGCCCCCTCCTGGTGCCTTCCCTCCTGTGCCACCCCCCGGATCCATGCCTCCTGGCATGCCCCCCGGCATGACCATGCCCCCAGCCCCAGGTACACCAGGACCCCAGGGAGGGGGCTCAGGCCCCCCACCTGGCCCGCCACCCTTCCACCAGGGCATGCACCCGGGTAAGTCACTCACCCTGACCATATAATTAGAATGAGTACAACTGTCAGGAAAAGCTTGCCCAGATTGTTAAATATTGGAATTTTAAATTGTAGTGTGTGGAATTTTAAGTTACTGCTACCTCTGGTAAAAGGAAGAGAGCCTGTTGTGTGCGATGAGGTGCATTAAtatactacatggccaaaagtatatgggcacctgcttgtcgaacatctcattccaaaatcatgggcagtgatatggagttggtccccgctttgctgctataacagcctccactcttctgggaagtctttccactagatgttggaacattgctgcagggacttgcttccatttagccgcaagagcgttagtgaggtcgggaactgatgttgggcgattaggcctggctcgcagacggcgttccaattcatcccgaaggtgtttgatggggttgaggtcagggctctgtgcaggccagtcaagtttttccacaccgatctcgacaaaccatttctgtatggacctcgctttgtgcacgggggcaatgtcatgttgaaacaggaaagggccttccccaaactgttgccacaaagttgcaagcacagaatcgtctagaatgtccattgtatgctgtagcgttaagatttatcttccctgaaactaaggggcctaggccgaaccatgaaaaacagccccaaaccattattcttcctcgaccaaactttacagttggcaatattagggctgttgcggtgaccgtattaccgccacaccatcAGTCACGAGttatgaaggcagtcaaattccatgtgaccgtttagtcacggtaattgggcttctccaagctctgatgctgctgatggtcattagtagtctACCAAACTTGCtcactgcctggtactcagcactctattgtccctctaatcactctgacatcaatgcaaatgtagtggaaaatctaatcaaatcaaattttatttgtcacatacacgtgtttagcagatgttattgcgggtgtagcgaaatgcttgtgcttctagctctgacagtgcagtaatatctaacaagtaatatctaacaatttaacaacatacagtgccttgcaaatgtattcagcccccttggcgtttttcctattttgttatattacaacctgtaatttaaattgatttttatttggatttcatgtaatggacatacacaaaatagtccaaattggtgaagtgaaatgaaaaaaacaacttgtttcaaaaaaatctacaaaataaattacggaaaagtggtgcgtgcatatgtattcaccccgtttgctatgaagtccctaaataagatctggtgcaaccaattaccttcagaagtcacataattagttaaaaaatccacctgtgtgcaatctaagtgtcacatgatctgtcacatgatctcagtatatatacaccttttctgaaaggccccagagtctgcaacaccactaagcaaggggcaccaccaagcaagcggcaccatgaagaccaaggagctcttcaaacaggtcagggacaaagttgtggagaagtacagatcagggttgggttataaaaaaatatcagaaactttgaacatcccacggagcaccattaaatccattattaaaaaatggaaagaatatggcaccacaacaaacctgccaagagagggccgaccaccaaaactcacggacccgacaaggagggcattaatcagagaggcaacaaagagaccaaagataaccctgaaggagctgcaaagctccacagcggagattggagtatctgtccataggaccactttaagccgtacactccacagagctgggctttacggaagagtggccagaaaatagccattgcttaaagaaaaaaataaacacctttggtgtttgccaaaaggcatgtgggagactccccaaacatatggcagaaggtactctggtcagatgagactaaaattgagctttttggccatcaaggaaatgctatgtctggcgcaaacccaacacctctcatcaccccgagaacaccatccccacagtgaagcatggtggcagcatcatgctgtggggatgtttttcatcggcagggactgggaaactggtcagaattgaaggaatgatggatggcgctaaatacagggaacttcttgagggaaacctgtttcagtcttccagagatttgagactgggacggaggttcaccttccagcaggacaatgaccctaagcatactgctaaagcaacacttgagtggtttaaggggaaacatttaaatgtcttggaatggcctagtcaaagcccagacctcaatccaattgaggatatgtggtattacttaaagattgctgtacaccagcgaaacccatccaacttgagggAGCTggtgcagttttgccttgaagaatgtgcaaaaatcccagtggctagatgtgccaagcttatagagactagCAGCTgtgattgctgcaaaaggtggctctacaaagtattgttttttttgtcttatttcttgtttgtttcacaaaaaaaatattttgcgtcttcaaagtggtaggcatgttgtgatgatacaaccccccccaaaaaaaatccattttaattccaggttgtaaggcaacaaaattggaaaaatgccaaggggggtgaatactttcgcaagccactgtatacccaatacacacaaatctaagtaaggaatggaattaagaatatatacatatatggacaagcaatgacagaggggcatggactaagatacagtagaatattatagaatacaatatataaactcagcaaaaaaagaaacctcCCCTTTTCAGGAccatgtctttcaaagataattcgtaaaattccaaataacttcacagatcttcattgtaaagggttttaaCACTGTTTCCattgcttgttcaatgaaccataaacaattaatgaacatgcacctgtggaacggtcgttaagacactaacagcttacagacggtaggcaattaaggtcacagttatgaaaacgtaggacactaaagaggcctttctactgactgaaaaacaccaaaagaaagatgcccagggtccctgctcatctgcgtgaacgtgccttaggcatgctgcaaggaggcatgaggactgcagatgtggccagggcaataaattgcaatgtccgtactgtgagacgcctaagacagcgctacagggagacaggacggacagctgattgtcctcgcagtggcagaccacgtgtatcaacacctgcacaggatcggtacatccgaacatcacacctgcgggacaggtacaggatggcaacaacaactaccCGAGTTACCTAGCATAAAGACAACTcggagtatgctattctgttcttctgttcttctgaaatagactacattttcttcatatcatgtttctttagacctgtctaaaataaataatggatttattgtaaaggtgtaggctatattacatggatttattatacttttttaaaatgtagatgttcctaaggtctgcatcagtagcttgtaggctatgtgtggaagccaggagatgctaaatatgtttatgttaattaacggtcaattaccgtgagaccgatagttatttgcttgacaatcaccggctgacgaaatgtCATGATCGCCACAGCCCTAGGCACTATGtcttcaggcaggtagcgttctcctggcatccgccaaacccagattaggccgtcggactgccagatggtgaagcgtgatgcatcactccagagaacgcgtttccactgctccagagttcaatggcggcgagctttacatcacttcagccgacgcttggcattgcgcatcttaggcttgtgtgtggctgctcggccatggaaacccatttcatgaagctcctgacgaacagttattgtgctgacgttgcttccagaggcagtttggaactcggtagtaagtgttgcaaccggGGACAGACTaattttacgcgcttcagcactcggcggtcccgttctgtgagcttgtatggcctaccactttgcagctgagccgttgttgctcctagacgtttccacttcacaataacagcatttacagttgaccggggcagctctagctttTCAGAcatctgacgaactgacttgttgaaaaggtggcatcctatgatgttgccacattgaaagtcactgacctcttcagtacgggccattctactgccaatgtttgtctatggcgattgcatggctgtgtgctcgattttatacacctttcagcaacaggtgtggctgaaatagccgattcCACTAATTTGTagaggtgtccatatacttttcgACATGTAGTGtaaatgtcatttagcagactcttttatccaaagcgacttagtcatgcgtgcatgcattttacgtaatcgaacccactatcctggcattgcaagcaccaagctctaccaactaagctactgAGGACCACCACCAATTATATTGTTGATGTCCAACAGGAATGCCCCAGATGCCCATGCACCCTCATGGCCATCCTCCAGGTATGGTGCCTCCACCGGGCCCCCCAGGATCCAACCAGCACCGGGCGCCTCCACCCCCCGGCATGCCCCCTCATCCACACATGGGCATGCCACCAAGAGGGCCCTATGGGCATCCCATGGGTAAGTGCTGTGCCTTCACAAGGCTAGTGGTCAATTCAACTCAATACAGTTCAATAGTTGAAATCTCCTATCAGTTGGATAATTAATTGCCTGTTAGTTGACTTCTGATTCATGCAAAACAATTCACCACTTTTCGTTTCATCACTATTATTTTTCTTAAacattaaagctacagtctgcaaTTGTTACATCCATTTGGtactttaaaaaaatgtattgtaaAGATTTTATTTTACACATTTGTCTAAAGGGACACAATAAAGACATTTATTAATTTTATGGATATCCAAGAGCTTTGTTTCCTGAAATCCTTGTTGAAATGTGCtgctgtatttacatttacattttagtcatttagcagacgctcttatccagagcgctgTATGAGATGACATATCATTGTGtgaatcccctctctctctccccacccacaCAGGTCACCCCATGCATCCAGGCATGAGAGGACCCCCTCCTCCCATGCCCCCACCAGGCTACGGTGGGGGTCCCCCTCGTCCGCCTCCGTTTGGCTTCCAGAGGGGGCCTCCAATGCCACCAAGGCCCCCCGGCGGTCCACCTCGAGGCCCCATGAGAGGACCAATGCCCCCATAGAGTACGGAGGACCACAGCAAGGCGCATGACCATGCATTCATTTAGCTTTTTTTGTTTCTATTCCAGAGTACAATTTGGAGACATGGTGTTGctccattttttttttcatttcatctTCACTGTACAGATCCCGAACAAAGGTTCGGAATAAAGGTTTTTAATACAACAAATTGGGTCTTTCAATTGATGTAAAGTCATTTCAGTTCTCTTAGATGAGATTGAATTCAGAACATGCATCATGTCAATCAACTTGTGCTTTCCTAGTACAAACATAAGACACAAAATGTAGTTGGTCTTCTGAATAGGTTAGAAACCCCAAATGTGATCAAAAGGCCAGTCGTTTGTCACCATTGGTAGCCAGGAGAGATGGTGAGGCATGTCCATAATGACAAGGTTAATGGGATGGTTATGTTTTGACCAGACAAAGCACAAGTAAGTTGACAGGTTCCAGACCTAATGGAAACGAAAACCTCTTCACCTATATAAACCTGAAGTCTTTTTTATAAACCCCCCGAAGTACCCATAAACCCTCTAAATACAATGTTGCTATAGGCAGTGCTTTGAGAGAAAGCTTTGAGTAGATTACAAATACTAATTCTGCACTTGCTTCCAAAATAGAAAAAAACAATGTTTGTGCTGCTTCCATGTTGAATGCAGCACTCTCTGTCTGTTGCCATGGTTATGGCAGATACCACTTGTCTGATGTAGTGGGTTATGGAGGAGGGTGTACAGGGCTGCATAATCCCACTGATATTTTAAGCAATTTCTGATAATTTAAATGAATAATATTGATTCTTGAAGATTAAAATTGGTCGATACCACCAAaccccttttcctaaccttaacctcagtctcctaacctgctacgttaattatcttaacctgctgcgtaaattctaaACTGCTACGAAAAAGTGCATTCCAGTCGTAGCTTTATCAAAATGGTGTGAAAATAGTGTTTCTCTGTTTTTTAGGTGGATAATGTTCACTTACATTATGAATGAGACTTATTGTACTCATTCTGACCtatgatatttacattttaattaTTAAGCAGTTATTTTAATGAGCGGTTAACGACTACAAACAAAATAGGCTTAAAACCCTatattagattggtaaattaaACCCCCCTTAAAAATAAGAGTTAGCAATTTTCATAGCGGAAGAATAACATATTTTCTGCCTAACTGAGCTGGGCGGGCAAACCATGGGTATTCAATTAAGCTTACTGGTTTCCTCAGCATCTTGTCCTGTGATGTCATTATGTGGGATAGGCCAGTGTTTGGCGTTGAAACGGGCAGTTGTGTTGGAGATAGAGAAATATGTGGGTGGCACTTTGATATTCAGCTCAGGAAGACGTGTCCAGTTACATGGAAGACATTGTTTGAGAGACCTCTTATGAATGCCTGTTTAAGGTCTACAGTGAGTCATGTTCCAACGATTATTTGTTTTTACAACTCATTATATTGAAGCTGTTCGATGCGAACATTGAATTGGAGCAGAGTAAAACAAATATTGGTAACTTAAGTGTAGGCTATCACTGAAAGGAAGGGAATTCCTAGTATAGGCTATACATGTTTGCATGCGTGGTaaatatcattttcatttagggtATGTAGGCCTAATACAGCTAAAGCATAGGATACATTAGTCGATTTCAAACAAACATACCATCATGTTAGGAATATTAATAGTGTACACGTCATGGTTGCTTGCTTTCACATGTAGGCCTACGCATTATTCGAATAGTGTTGGGgtgtgtgtgatgatgatgaGAGGGTGTGGTGGGCAACATCTAATGCGAAAACAAAATAGATGTTAATACTTGCAAATTGCTTGAAATACAGGTTAAGAGAAATGGTTCACTTGATAACCACTATATAGCCAATAAAATAGACCGTGGCACGGTGCGTGAATGGTCTATTTATGACGAGGACCAGAAAGGTTAGATGGGGGGGAGGGGATCCACGATGCTACGTTTGGTACCCACTGAGGTGGTATTTCTTGGTTCTCGCATCACGCTTCCTCTTCAGTCGGTTGGGGTTACAGGGAGCCTATCCACGtttgagcagcagcagcatcaacgCACTGTCATCCTGTGGACAAAATTCAAGCTGGGGATATAGTGAAAGCCATATCCATAATTACGGTGAGATGATGCTGTTACCTTTACTAAAATGAAACTCAGCTAATTAGTTATAATTAGCCTACATAGGCCTACCCCGTTGTTAGATTAATCTGGATGTGCGTGCCTCCCAAAAGATATTGCACACGGGCCACGATTTAGGAAGTGAAAGTCATTCGTGTTTTATTGAAATGTATTTATGCTTCGATGCAGACTCATATTGTGGATATTTCTTATAGACTATTTAACGTGACAGTATCCTATCTAACATTAGATACAAGTCATCCCTCAACCCTGCGTAAAAACGCAGTCACGACAATTCCATATATCTTCAAATGAAGAGATTGGAACTGCGTTTGGTTTTAAATCCTTTATTTGACCGAAAATATGTTGAATATTGAATTTAGATAATTAAACAATTGAGCTAATTGCTTTAGTTCAGTTATAAAATACTGTTTTTGTTGTACTGCATTAAATATTGAATTATTGGCTACTCCGAAATAAATTATATTGCTAGCATACTATCCTAATTTCGCAGTCGTATCGCGCGTGAATGGAGACATTTGTTATAATTTTGCCATTGTCCTTCACATAGGCGATTCATCGTGATTGTGTTGGCGAGAGGGATGGTAAGGGGTGATTCCATGTCGACTGAATGCCAACCGTCCGTAATGCATGTTATTGGCAGACCATTTCTGACATAATAAACGGACATGTGTGACCATCATCTTGAGGTCGAATGAAAGCCGCCCTACTTTTGGCAAGACGTGCATGCTTTATCTATAACGACCTTGTCTCAGACAGGCGCCATTTGTTGCTGATGCTCAACGGGTTTACTATTTCCCTTAACAAATACATATTTCCTTAACCATTAAAATAAACATGCCTGCACACACCAATTAGCATAGATATAGTGTCTGCAGATTTAGATTTTTTGGAGAACATGGTCACAGCTTGCCCAGTGACACGTGCCCCCTCaggtttgtaaaaaataaattattttttatttaaatttttttcgctgtaatactactagccacttaccaattttatgaagttggctttatctagcccagataggttcccaatctctcATAACTAGCTGCCAAGAAGCCATTGCAGGCAATatatcaagttagagtagctagcttgtctaactatcttagctggtatgcctgctggcaaggttggtagactttggaaaagcaagcaataactaaataaGACTCACCCAGGCTACCCATTGAACTCGTCAAGGGGACATTGGACTGTTGGACTGACAGTCACAGGGCCTCTGGTTCAGGTCCTGGTCGGGGCTACCCCCTTGAATTTGTCACATATTttatacctttatttaactaggcaagtcagttaagaacaaattcttatttacaatgacggcctacaccggccaaacccagacgacgctgggccaattgtgcgccgccctatgggactcccaatcacggccggttgtgatacagcctggaatcgaaccagggggtctgaaatgatgcctcaagcactgagatgcagtgccttagaccactgcgccactcgggagcccagtgcAGCAATTAAGAGTGTTCTATGGCGTGAGGGAATCGCTAGAGTAAAGTACTGGGACGCCAGGAGAGCGGGGTTTGCATTTTAGGACCAACATGTATTAAAGTGAGTCTTGTCCCCATCTCTGACCCCACATGTGTAACCGTGTGGACGTTACTGACTAAAATATAGCATATCTGGTGTGTGTATTTACAACGACAGTTTTTCTAAATAGATGAATGTGTTGTCATTGCTGTACCCAGTTTCATCCTCACTCTTGCTGCTTTTGGCAGGCACCTCTTAGTCTAATGGGTCACCCAGTGGCCCTTTAATCATTTTGTCTGCCACCCTGTTGTCAGGAAGGAATCCCCTGAAGAATGCTCTTGCTCTCACTTtcactctcgctctcactctctctctctcaatttctatctccttttttctcaatttctctCTTCCATTCTGTCTGTGGATTGTATTGTGTCCTGTCTCACTTCCTTTGCTTTCTTCCTTCCCCTCAGTatcactctctgtttctctcccctcccatctgatCACAGTCTCGAACCTCCCAAAGCTTTGAAATCAATCTGATTCTCTGAACACAGTCTCGATGCAAAAAGTTAATCCTCTCACTCCTGTGCTATTGTTTTCCCTTCATATAATCCCAACACATGACATGAAAGGATTAATAATCCTCATTTGCCAGTTAAAGCAGTCACCGCTTTAAACACCCCAATATGGCATTCTAGGTAAAGAAGAGCATTAGAGCTTATCTCTAGTCCTTGTCAAAGATTAAGTGGGCAGCTGTTTCAACAAAATACATATAGTTACTGGGTGTCAGCCTTGTACAATGGGCTTTTGGTATTTTGCTGTCAAGGAAAATGTGGCCACTTCCATAGATTGAGATAATAATTAATTGTAAAAAGCAGAAAGATCAAATCACAAGGACATACAGCCCATCCCCCTGGGCAGTCAGTTCGAAACTTTGAATTTGAAGCTCAGTTACATTTTGACCCACCCATTTGATTCTGTAAAAAATGTAGATTCTTGTATCAACACATCTCTTCATCATTGTCTTACAAAATCCAATGCTATACTAATAAATGCTATATTTATTTGTTTCACATTTACAGAAAGAGACCATTGTAGGTTTACCGCTTTGATAGGCAGACGTACTGTAGATAAAATGCTCCCAAACAATATTGTTATCGGTGATGTTGATTGTATCAAAATATTCCCACCTTCTCTAATGGTGGCAACCATTTAAAATCTGACTTTGCTGTAGTCAGGTTTTTGGGGAACAGGAAACTAGCTCTCATTGCATATAGTATATGGCTTACAAATGTTAGATAATGTGATGTGTTGTGGTGCCTATACACGCCTGCATCTTAACATGTGAGAGAGGCAATTTTCAAATAAAGCAGTATAAGTCAAAAGCAACATTATTTGTGCATTGCAATAATGCACACTTGGATGTATACTCTTACTTTCTATTATTTCAAATGCCCTTTCCATACGTTTGGAAAAATATTGTTTTTGACTTATCCATGAATCCACAGTCCACAAGGAATAGCTGCTACCCTTCTCAGTTTGTCCCTGCTATAGTTTCCCTGGTGTTGAGTTGTTATCagatggacaccagaaacaaaatgtcAACAGGAGAACAGTAAGCTATTACTAATCAGTTTAGAGAGTGAAAATTGAGATAAGATGCTCCTTGGCAACTGCTTAGAAATACGCTCCCCCTAGCAACAGGAACGGGCACTGTGCTCACTCATTTATTTAGCATTATAGAGATGGAATGCTACTtgaaggggcaatctgggataaaaaaacaacaacaaattgcTACCCCGCCACTTGTTTTGATAAAGAGCTGAGGGatggagctatggatgcaaggactccATTAGATCACAATTATGGTTTCAAACATGTTTTGAAACTACAGTATTTGTTTACAATTATATTGACTCCAACCCTGATTCTGAAGTATGGTCCATGTGACTAACAATGTGTTTGCGCTTTCCCTCTGTAGAGGAGCTGTCCATCACAGAGCGGGCCCTGTGATACAATCAAGCTCAACTCTCCACCACCCTGTTGAGGGTAAACTGGAACACTACACGACATAAACACTCCCCAGAGATTCCTTAGCTCCAACCTACTTTTCAGGTGATAAACCCCTGCCTTTGAGATTCCTCGACCCTTCAATAATGGAGGACGGCTACCAGAACAAGACAGCCTTTATAAAGGGTGCCAAAGACATTGCCAAAGAGGTCAAGCGCCAGGCGGCCAAGAAAGTGGGCCGCGGTGTGGACAAGATGACCGACGAGTACAGCAAACGCTCCTATGCCCGCTTTGAGGAAGACGACGACGATGACTACCCTGGAGTGCCTGGGGGGCAGGACGGTGGCTACTACCGGGGCGACAGCCAGGCAGCCAATGACGATGAAGGTGGCCACAGCGACTCCACAGAGGGCCACGACGAAGACGACGAGATCTACGAGGGCGAGTACCAGGGCATTCCTCGCACTGATTCGGGCAAGGCTGCTGACGGCCTAGCAGGGGGAGATGGGCAGCAGTTCAGGGACATGGCACAGTTGGAGGGGGAGCGGCGGA contains:
- the LOC121572928 gene encoding splicing factor 3B subunit 4-like, which codes for MAAGPISERNQDATVYVGGLDEKVAEPLLWELFLQAGPVVNTHMPKDRVTGQHQGYGFVEFLSEEDADYAIKIMNMIKLYGKPIRVNKASAHNKNLDVGANIFIGNLDPEIDEKLLYDTFSAFGVILQTPKIMRDPDTGNSKGYAFINFASFDASDAAIEAMNGQYLCNRPITVSYAFKKDSKGERHGSAAERLLAAQNPLSQADRPHQLFADAPPPPSASTPVLTTLGAGMPMPGMPPPGAFPPVPPPGSMPPGMPPGMTMPPAPGTPGPQGGGSGPPPGPPPFHQGMHPGMPQMPMHPHGHPPGMVPPPGPPGSNQHRAPPPPGMPPHPHMGMPPRGPYGHPMGHPMHPGMRGPPPPMPPPGYGGGPPRPPPFGFQRGPPMPPRPPGGPPRGPMRGPMPP